The Primulina huaijiensis isolate GDHJ02 chromosome 9, ASM1229523v2, whole genome shotgun sequence genomic interval NNNNNNNNNNNNNNNNNNNNNNNNNNNNNNNNNNNNNNNNNNNNNNNNNNNNNNNNNNNNNNNNNNNNNNNNNNNNNNNNNNNNNNNNNNNNNNNNNNNNNNNNNNNNNNNNNNNNNNNNNNNNNNNNNNNNNNNNNNNNNNNNNNNNNNNNNNNNNNNNNNNNNNNNNNNNNNNNNNNNNNNNNNNNNNNNNNNNNNNNNNNNNNNNNNNNNNNNNNNNNNNNNNNNNNNNNNNNNNNNNNNNNNNNNNNNNNNNNNNNNNNNNNNNNNNNNNNNNNNNNNNNNNNNNNNNNNNNNNNNNNNNNNNNNNNNNNNNNNNNNNNNNNNNNNNNNNNNNNNNNNNNNNNNNNNNNNNNNNNNNNNNNNNNNNNNNNNNNNNNNNNNNNNNNNNNNNNNNNNNNNNNNNNNNNNNNNNNNNNNNNNNNNNNNNNNNNNNNNNNNNNNNNNNNNNNNNNNNNNNNNNNNNNNNNNNNNNNNNNNNNNNNNNNNNNNNNNNNNNNNNNNNNNNNNNNNNNNNNNNNNNNNNNNNNNNNNNNNNNNNNNNNNNNNNNNNNNNNNNNNNNNNNNNNNNNNNNNNNNNNNNNNNNNNNNNNNNNNNNNNNNNNNNNNNNNNNNNNNNNNNNNNNNNNNNNNNNNNNNNNNNNNNNNNNNNNNNNNNNNNNNNNNNNNNNNNNNNNNNNNNNNNNNNNNNNNNNNNNNNNNNNNNNNNNNNNNNNNNNNNNNNNNNNNNNNNNNNNNNNNNNNNNNNNNNNNNNNNNNNNNNNNNNNNNNNNNNNNNNNNNNNNNNNNNNNNNNNNNNNNNNNNNNNNNNNNNNNNNNNNNNNNNNNNNNNNNNNNNNNNNNNNNNNNNNNNNNNNNNNNNNNNNNNNNNNNNNNNNNNNNNNNNNNNNNNNNTTTTTTTTTTCTGGTTTTATGGCTTTCCAAGTCTTGGAAGCAGAAAGAAGGTATTTCTGTCTCTTGGCATTGCCATGATACCTTATTTCTTCTTGGTTCGCGGTTCGGAGTTTGAAATTCTTACTCTGGCAATCTGCTATTGCACTGCTAttagataaccaatccatctaCATGATGACATCGAAATCTACCGAAGTGCTTTGAATCAAGTCGGCACTGAATATATGCGAACTGATACTGATTTTATTCTATCTTGAAATTATCACGATTACTATCTCAAAACTTAAAACCCATATAAAATCTTGGAACTTAACTCAATATCAATCTATAGCCTATTGatttaaatcccaaaaattataactcagtcttcataaaataaaatcttattcaaccttgtaaaaatgaaattaatccTCAATCAATTTTTGTTCTACATCTTACTTTCAACGAAACAATGATCTTAGAGAGCTCCAACACAAACTATTTTTATTGAATGTATTTCTCCTTGAATCATTCTTAGTATCGTAACAaaagtcaaaacttattatgCTATATTTTCCTCAATATCCAGCAATATCTCATAACTTATTTTATTCACATAAGGTCGTATCCTACTAGttatcccaaaaataatataaattactaAACCTGAAGATATTGTCTCCCAACTCATTTATACAAGATAACCCAAAAGCTTACATATTTAAAGTTAATGCTTAGCATTCTTAAGAACCCAAATTAATGTTCACACATTTAACTATTGCCCAAAATCAACTTCTATATTGGAatattcaaaacttattataactCTTATCTTAGATTTTcacatactatttttttttccataaataatttattgtccccaaatcaaatatttcatcttaAGTCAGAAGCTTAAGTCAACTCATCTCAGATAGATATAATCCCAACGATATAGGCCAATACTAATTGTTTCCTTAAtccaattttataaaaatccgATAAGCACTACAAGAAACGCGTTGAACAAGATTTTTcgagaaattttccaaaaatgaaaAGTTTTGAGATGGACATATGGATTCGAAGAGTATGTCGAGAGGATTTCAGATCAGTTGACGGAACCGAATTCGGAGTTTCCTACGAAAAAATCGAAGGATGTATGCTGGCGGGTTGACTCGCTAACTTGGCCGAGTTGACTCGCCGGGTTGACTCGCCTGAGTATGGTCGGAGCAAAGTCGTATGACGGCGAAGGGGTAAGGGTCACGGAACCGGTGGTGGCACGGCCAAAATCGGTTGGAAAACTACCTAATTTGGCCGGAAACTCGCTCAACTCGCCCAACTCACTTGAAATTGGGCGTTTCCGATTGGCTCACCCGAACTCAAAATTGATGGTTGGGAAATGTTACCAATGGATCGTATATTGGTTGcgtaaaattaattgaaaatcggAGTAGGATTGCTAGGGTAATTGGATGAAATACTTTTCGGGTTAGGGTTCATATTACAATTTCGTAGATCTGAAATTCTGGTTTCACACGAACACAAAATCTAAAATTGTTTGAGGGCTTTTGTTCGTCTCAACGAGGCGGTTCGGGAACTGGTCGCCGATCGAAAAAAGGTTACCGGAGGAGGCCGGAATCGGAGGAAACGCGGCGCGCGCNNNNNNNNNNNNNNNNNNNNNNNNNNNNNNNNNNNNNNNNNNNNNNNNNNNNNNNNNNNNNNNNNNNNNNNNNNNNNNNNNNNNNNNNNNNNNNNNNNNNNNNNNNNNNNNNNNNNNNNNNNNNNNNNNNNNNNNNNNNNNNNNNNNNNNNNNNNNNNNNNNNNNNNNNNNNNNNNNNNNNNNNNNNNNNNNNNNNNNNNNNNNNNNNNNNNNNNNNNNNNNNNNNNNNNNNNNNNNNNNNNNNNNNNNNNNNNNNNNNNNNNNNNNNNNNNNNNNNNNNNNNNNNNNNNNNNNNNNNNNNNNNNNNNNNNNNNNNNNNNNNNNNNNNNNNNNNNNNNNNNNNNNNNNNNNNNNNNNNNNNNNNNNNNNNNNNNNNNNNNNNNNNNNNNNNNNNNNNNNNNNNNNNNNNNNNNNNNNNNNNNNNNNNNNNNNNNNNNNNNNNNNNNNNNNNNNNNNNNNNNNNNNNNNNNNNNNNNNNNNNNNNNNNNNNNNNNNNNNNNNNNNNNNNNNNNNNNNNNNNNNNNNNNNNNNNNNNNNNNNNNNNNNNNNNNNNNNNNNNNNNNNNNNNNNNNNNNNNNNNNNNNNNNNNNNNNNNNNNNNNNNNNNNNNNNNNNNNNNNNNNNNNNNNNNNNNNNNNNNNNNNNNNNNNNNNNNNNNNNNNNNNNNNNNNNNNNNNNNNNNNNNNNNNNNNNNNNNNNNNNNNNNNNNNNNNNNNNNNNNNNNNNNNNNNNNNNNNNNNNNNNNNNNNNNNNNNNNNNNNNNNNNNNNNNNNNNNNNNNNNNNNNNNNNNNNNNNNNNNNNNNNNNNNNNNNNNNNNNNNNNNNNNNNNNNNNNNNNNNNNNNNNNNNNNNNNNNNNNNNNNNNAAATTTGATGTATAAATGaggtgtaaattctgaatgagagcttctcctatttataggaagGTGGCTGCTATCTTGATCGTGTATTATCTTCGcgtttgaactttgaatcaaactttaaatctaggATAATTATCATTCTTTATCCGTTATCTTGGATAATTTTTCGAAATCTAAATATTCATCCCTTGGATATTTCGAAATTTAGAGATCATATTATCCTCTGTTTAATCTCTATCcaggtatatcaaatcttagatctttatctggtaaaaatctttccaactttgaatttTTATCTCCAACTTTATCTGCATATATCcaaattctttatttaattattggattgtgatagacttatttattatctcaagttcaaaatatatgcacaatattatcttaaatcttgagcttcaaaaatattgtacacgatATAATTATCCCCCCAACTTTGGATAAACTGCAAATCTTAcatctcaaataaaataatgagatagatacTCAAATATTGACTAATCCTAGCacacttaaattacaaaaatattatcacgatcACAAAAATCTTGGGTTTTACAAGTCCTCCATTCAAGAATCCCAAACACATTACCTCGTTGCTAACTCGCACCATTGAATTCCTCCCAAGAATCCTCCACTTCACCAGCTCACTCTGCAAAACGAGATCAACTGCTGGAAAATTTGGCAAAATCGTTTTGCTTCCCACTTCATTTGGACTAAAGCAAATTTCAAATGGTGCCACAGGTGCAACCAAACTCAAGTTCATGGAAGTAGCAGCCTTGATGTAAGCAGCAATAAATGTGTTGTAGATCTTGCTTTCCATCGTGGTGTAAGGAGTGGTTGTGCTTATTTTTGTCCTTCCAACAAACCCTATTGGATATAGAGACAATTTCTCGCCAGATATCTTGATCGAGCTCACATTTATGTAATACCCATCTTGTATGTTGCTGTTCTTGGAAATTAGGGAAGTGTACATCATTGAAATCGTGGACTCGTTTTCAATTTCAGACGGACTCCCACCCAACAAAATTGCACCATTTGATGGGGACAAACAGATGGAAAATTTCCTGTGAAAGAAGCCGAAAGTAGTAGAAAACTGTGATGGGAGAGAAATTCTTGAATTTCCAAGCCCTAGCATACCTTTGGCATCACTAGCTAAGCCTTCAAGCAACAAGTTTggagcacatgaaaacaagaagCGTCGAATATACGCCAATGAACCTGGTTCCATAGCATCCAAGAATTTCACACCAACTCTCCCCTCTTTCATCTCCCCAGATGTTGAAACTCTTGATACAGAGTTTTCTACcggtaaagtacaagtcttggaGGCATCGCACCGCAGCCCACCACTCCTAGAACAACCCTTAATTTCAACCATCGAACACTGCAGAGAACAACTTTTAACAGACCCCGTAGAAGACAATTGGGAGGTAAACTCAGAATCAATCCAAACAAATGGTCCTCCAAGATCCACCACAAGCTTGACAGGGGATAGATTCTCACCTATCAAGAGTTCTGTAACGTATTGAAGAGTAGAGAGATCTTTTTTAAGTGGAAGAACCGCAGCTTTTGGCAAAGTGGGATATTTATGAGAAATTGCGCCGTGTATGTGAGAAATCAGTGGAAAAATTagtagaaatttaaaaaaactagCCATGGAAGAAGACGAAAACTATATAGCGTGTGAGACAGATAATTAACACAAGAGAATGTGGCGGAGGGCCGCGGTGGACGGCTGTTTTCAAGGTGTCGCGAAGTCTTTTTCTGGACTTGTTTGTCTTCTTTTTTAATGTTACTAGGTAAAGACACGTGCGACGCACGTAAAAATACATTTCTATTGTCAATAATTGTTGTTAAAGAAATGAGATCGGAAGAAATTAATTTacagaaaattatatatgaatGATTTTCATGTTAGTTTAGTCAATAGAAAATGAGTAATGCTACATGTACAACcaaatttgtacaataattcttacaacacaaaaaaatcaatacaaaaattttatttatcaaaatctcatgataaattaaatataaaatctcattagacaataacaaaatctcacgatataattgttgtaaatatcgcaGTACGATATATTGGTTGTTCTTTTAACATTATCCGTAGGAAAttcaatgtaatataatttgtacaacaagtattataaaatgagtgcaaaagatatttgtttaaaaattttatatgttataaaTCTAAGGTTATTCTTGAATGGAAGGATTTCAAtacattcaaatatatttttgttatttagtgaagtaacatcgtaaacttcaaatccactcatttcatgtatatatagtagtatttcatgttaattatgatatatttcaagTCCACCCAATAATgatgtaatttgaaattcattctactttatataaataataatatgtgaaTAAGTCATGCGTAGATTCAATATTTGAtctattgtttcattgttaacaataaaattataattctaatccatgaatttgaaatcaattcatccaagcgcaatctaaataaattaataattgttgaaaaacatattagtaataaatcttataattttgtataaattagacattgaagaaaatataatataggattgatatcataataataattaaatttaaatttgagagaagaaaaaaattataattcataGCGTTGATCACTTATTTTACCATGTGCtattgatttatgaaaattaaaaatacaatatcgataatatattttaaatcttaaattaaattattgcgtcaaatgttttcttcctttatattttcaatttttattgctttcacgattttttttttgtcatcagctttttcttctttgtgaaaaaaaaaatattctcataATCTTCATTAGCAAATCTTATGGTGCTGTCGACATCAATCATTTGCAGTTTCATATctgtattttttaattcttttgttGGACAactttttttatgtaataattTTGATGCTGAAAATCTTTctgttcaataatttaattatccttAATATTCATTCTTGTGTTGTTATCGTCTTCTATtacttatattttaatattgttaCAATTGAGACAATTGATGatcgtcttttttctttttaattttttgttgttcGGAATCTACTGATATCTTTTTTCATTCAATGTTTCgttattgaaatattttcttatattttgaatgtgttcaattataaattatttaaatcgttTTCTTCATTTTGAGAAGAATGTATATTATTCTCTATTTGATGCCTCTACAGGTCTCCACAcaaatcaagtttttttttttggaaattttttttcctttaatctacaaacaaataaaaccaaagaattttgttaTTTCAGTCTTCTACaaattatgtttcttttttgtaaaaaaatcttttaacttaatctacaagcaaataaaaccaatgaattttgGTTATTTCATCTTCTAGACAACTGAAAAATATggtttaattaatatgatattatttatcaaaaaattttcaACTCTTAGTGATATAACAGATTTatgcaatatattatttaaatacaaaaattcaaaattatgatcaacatatttttttttatatttcatactatattattggaagtgttaaatttttatatattaatttttttcttgaaaaacttCTTGCGTATATAAACTCATTCAAAAGATCatagatttacaaaataaaacaaatcatattcaatttaataatttgtgaaaaatatatgttcacttcatctataagcaaataaaaaccaaataattttgacctttcttattatcaatcataaggagaaatattgagtaatgccaatgaataatttttgtaaatatttattcataataattttaaaaatttacctttgaagatatgtcatttcagattacaTAAAGCtataattaatttgtttatatCCATCTttcataaaaatacattttcgtCAATTGCAAGATCATCAAATAAGTAATTGTTACAGTTTCTGACCTTTACAAAGACgaaaaatagttaaaattagtaaaactatatgtattcaatcatatattgttaaattttaaaaataaactaaggctttgaaaaaaattagttggagttttttttataaagaaatatagatagaataaatactTACGAAATATTTATAAGGTCATCTTTCTTCTATATTCGATAATGCTTGGTATCATTTTTGTGAAATGTAATTAACTGTGGAACCTTTTCGTGACACCAACccacatgatttaattatttgacatcattattttaattcgtcgttttaaattaaataatcttaattaatgtaaaataaaggATATTTAACATCATGTCCTTAcacaaattatgtttttttttttttttaattcactatattttcaaccaaataaaacaaaagaattttggtatttcaatattGTACAAACTAAttgttttgggaaaaaattattttcacctcatctataaacaaa includes:
- the LOC140985047 gene encoding probable aspartic proteinase GIP2 encodes the protein MASFFKFLLIFPLISHIHGAISHKYPTLPKAAVLPLKKDLSTLQYVTELLIGENLSPVKLVVDLGGPFVWIDSEFTSQLSSTGSVKSCSLQCSMVEIKGCSRSGGLRCDASKTCTLPVENSVSRVSTSGEMKEGRVGVKFLDAMEPGSLAYIRRFLFSCAPNLLLEGLASDAKGMLGLGNSRISLPSQFSTTFGFFHRKFSICLSPSNGAILLGGSPSEIENESTISMMYTSLISKNSNIQDGYYINVSSIKISGEKLSLYPIGFVGRTKISTTTPYTTMESKIYNTFIAAYIKAATSMNLSLVAPVAPFEICFSPNEVGSKTILPNFPAVDLVLQSELVKWRILGRNSMVRVSNEVMCLGFLNGGLVKPKDPIVMGGYQLEDYTLEFNLANSMLGFSSPLGMGKKKCSDFDASSMYPMVS